Proteins encoded by one window of Mercenaria mercenaria strain notata chromosome 4, MADL_Memer_1, whole genome shotgun sequence:
- the LOC128556565 gene encoding uncharacterized protein LOC128556565: MAMSCPAAQAPYDPQPNQYAQEPAPYDPQPAHYDPQPAPYDPQPAPYDPQPAPYDPQPAPYDPQPAPYDPQPAPYDPQPAPYDPQPAPYDPQTAPYDPQPAHYDPQTAPYDPQPTQGVNQAAPYDPLPTQGGNQPAPYDPLPTQGENQPAAYDPLATQYNNQPAPYDPQPAPYDPHQTRYSTNPNNYNAEPSLQPVSTCECRRTDVDPVCSTRGETLWYGCDAICRGITIACSSECPC; the protein is encoded by the exons ATGGCGATGTCATGTCCTGCTGCCCAAGCCCCGTACGATCCACAACCAAACCAGTACGCCCAGGAACCAGCACCTTATGATCCTCAACCAGCACATTACGATCCACAACCGGCACCTTACGATCCACAACCAGCACCTTACGATCCTCAACCAGCACCTTACGATCCCCAACCAGCACCTTACGATCCTCAACCAGCACCTTACGATCCCCAACCAGCACCTTACGATCCTCAACCAGCACCTTACGATCCCCAACCAGCACCATACGATCCTCAAACAGCACCTTATGATCCCCAACCAGCACATTACGATCCTCAAACAGCACCATATGACCCCCAACCAACCCAAGGTGTTAACCAGGCAGCGCCCTATGATCCTCTACCAACCCAAGGCGGCAACCAGCCAGCGCCGTATGACCCTCTGCCAACACAGGGAGAGAATCAGCCAGCAGCATATGATCCTCTAGCAACCCAGTATAACAACCAGCCAGCACCTTACGATCCTCAACCAGCACCTTACGATCCCCATCAAACCCGGTATAGCACCAATCCAAATAATTACAATGCAGAACCCAGTCTACAGCCAGTAAGCACGTGCGAATGCAGACGAACAGATGTAGACCCCGTGTGCTCGACACGCGGAGAAACACTGTGGTACGGTTGTGATGCCATTTGCAG GGGAATCACAATCGCCTGTTCATCCGAGTGTCCGTGTTAG
- the LOC123553263 gene encoding trichohyalin-like — translation MRRTIHFYVMVTSLYLLRLKGARSDYTENSQDFDVEQKGQNYSAGLISTCSRLILDDLNLNADKLYDGSVNELNLSVHHETDLWVSITNSMYIKSAESPNTKVTANKEVEIRPLDQQPAYMKIPELSSVCPQQRKFSSNRQSVNQYESDVQRPAVRRAVYRHETRNRRRNASPIKEMNTRREMRVNNIRTDERRRLNIRIRSMIRRADSHRENHDRMHRRQVRRLDEVDNQRYDAKRRDQRNILSSDIRKQRDRSLSARQVRSDERRQEFISRKRVQRKDFTENSDARQERRENRRVQDRRPTRSFSIRQERRENDVIRENDMQSRTRNSEEVRRNTHFRSSSNNRRVAEERRENIVTSNFRGRDDVVRRESERSLNIKAHSDRRRVDDIRINTKRDKSVRFRHDVQYSISRDKSDLASLDEGRRHQNSNRRYSQIRRSEGSHDTGRSVIRERHADNTRQIPRLNVRGMGYKTATYGNFWSLDEGGISRAILVGFVGILGRKLWQKQA, via the exons ATGAGGCGCACAATTCATTTCTATGTTATGGTGACGTCACTGTATTTGCTTCGGCTGAAGGGAGCACGGTCAGACTACACAGAAAACAGTCAGGATTTCGATGTCGAACAGAAAGGTCAAAACTATTCTGCTGGTCTGATATCTACATGCAGTCGATTGATTTTGGATGACTTGAATTTAAATGCAGACAAGTTGTACGATGGTTCTGTCAATGAATTAAACCTTTCTGTACACCATGAGACGGACTTATGGGTTAGCATCACAAATTCCATGTATATAAAGTCAGCAGAGTCACCCAATACAAAGGTCACTGCTAACAAGGAAGTCGAGATTCGGCCACTCGATCAGCAACCAGCGTACATGAAAATTCCAGAACTTTCATCAGTCTGTCCACAACAAAGAAAATTCAGTTCAAACAGACAGTCGGTAAATCAGTATGAAAGTGATGTTCAACGTCCAGCAGTCCGCAGAGCTGTTTACCGACATGAAACTAGAAACAGAAGAAGAAATGCTAGTCCCATCAAAGAAATGAATACCAGGAGAGAAATGCGTGTAAATAATATCCGAACGGATGAACGTAGAAGATTGAATATAAGAATACGATCCATGATAAGGCGTGCTGACTCGCATCGTGAAAATCATGATAGAATGCACAGACGTCAAGTACGCAGGCTAGATGAGGTTGATAATCAACGATATGATGCTAAAAGACGCGATCAAAGAAATATCTTATCTTCTGATATTCGAAAGCAACGTGACAGATCCTTATCTGCTAGACAAGTACGCTCTGATGAAAGAAGACAAGAATTCATCAGCAGAAAAAGAGTGCAGAGAAAAGATTTTACAGAAAACTCAGATGCTAGACAAGAACGAAGAGAAAACAGACGTGTTCAAGACAGACGTCCTACCCGAAGTTTCAGTATCAGACAAGAACGGAGAGAAAATGATGTTATCAGAGAAAACGACATGCAAAGCCGAACAAGGAACTCTGAAGAAGTTAGACGAAATACTCACTTTAGATCAAGCAGTAACAACAGAAGAGTAGCCGAAGAGCGCCGTGAAAATATTGTTACAAGTAACTTTCGCGGAAGAGACGATGTGGTTCGTCGGGAATCTGAAAGATCGTTAAATATCAAGGCACACTCAGACCGTAGACGAGTAGATGATATACGAATAAATACAAAGAGAGATAAATCTGTCAGATTTAGACATGATGTACAATATAGCATTAGCCGCGATAAGTCTGATCTAGCCAGTTTGGATGAAGGGCGACGGCACCAAAATAGCAACCGAAGGTACAGTCAGATTCGTCGCTCTGAAGGGTCTCACGACACTGGAAGATCTGTGATACGGGAAAGACACGCCGATAATACTAGGCAAATACCAAGA CTCAATGTACGAGGTATGGGTTACAAGACAGCAACCTATGGCAACTTCTGGAGCTT ggaTGAAGGAGGCATTTCTAGGGCAATTCTTGTTGGTTTCGTAGGAATTCTAGGACGAAAACTTTGGCAAAAACAGGCATGA